In a genomic window of Pseudomonadota bacterium:
- the trpS gene encoding tryptophan--tRNA ligase encodes MNRIFSGVQPTGNLHLGNYLGAIKNWVKMQDDFECIYCIVDLHAITVAQDPTELTANTREVTAGLIAAGIDPARSIIFNQSRIAAHAELAWILNCFTPLGWLNRMTQFKEKAGKKRDNAMLGLYAYPVLMAADILLYRATHVPVGEDQKQHLELSRDIAGAFNRSYNQEYFPLPEPLILGEATRVMSLRDGRAKMSKSEPSENSRINLTDDADTIQRKIRRAKTDSEPGMSYDPENRPEATNLLGIYAALADETVAAVTSRFEGKGFAEFKVELAELAAAKLEPIAAEMRRLMASTDFIDDILRKGAERAASIADPNLADIKKIIGLLDP; translated from the coding sequence ATGAATCGAATTTTCTCGGGTGTTCAACCGACCGGCAATTTGCACCTCGGCAATTATCTCGGTGCCATCAAAAATTGGGTCAAAATGCAGGACGATTTCGAATGCATCTATTGCATCGTCGACCTGCACGCCATCACCGTCGCACAAGACCCCACCGAGCTCACCGCCAACACGCGTGAAGTCACCGCCGGCCTGATCGCCGCCGGCATCGATCCGGCGCGCTCCATCATCTTCAATCAAAGCCGGATCGCCGCTCATGCGGAACTGGCCTGGATTCTCAACTGCTTCACGCCGCTCGGCTGGCTCAACCGCATGACCCAATTCAAGGAGAAAGCCGGCAAGAAGCGCGACAACGCGATGCTCGGCCTCTACGCCTATCCGGTGTTGATGGCGGCCGATATTCTGCTCTACCGCGCCACCCATGTGCCGGTCGGCGAAGATCAGAAACAGCATCTGGAACTATCACGCGATATCGCCGGCGCCTTCAACCGGAGCTACAACCAGGAATATTTCCCATTGCCAGAGCCGCTGATCCTCGGCGAAGCGACGCGGGTGATGAGCCTGCGCGACGGGCGCGCGAAAATGAGCAAATCGGAACCGTCCGAAAATTCCCGCATCAATTTGACCGATGATGCCGATACCATTCAGCGAAAGATTCGCCGCGCCAAAACCGATTCGGAGCCGGGCATGAGTTACGACCCGGAAAATCGTCCGGAAGCGACAAACCTGCTCGGCATCTACGCTGCGCTAGCCGACGAAACCGTCGCGGCGGTGACATCGCGCTTCGAAGGCAAGGGATTCGCCGAATTCAAGGTCGAGCTAGCGGAGCTTGCCGCCGCCAAGCTGGAACCAATTGCCGCAGAGATGCGCCGGCTCATGGCATCGACCGACTTTATCGACGATATCTTGCGCAAAGGCGCAGAACGTGCCGCCAGCATCGCTGATCCGAACCTCGCCGACATAAAGAAAATCATTGGTCTTCTCGATCCCTGA